The Carbonactinospora thermoautotrophica genome window below encodes:
- a CDS encoding VOC family protein produces MARQLNVHPRACTRIAMLRLGPTTNVELFQYEAPDQNTRIPLNCDHGGHHLAFFVDDVDAAVEYLRRQQGVHVLGDPQHITEGPIAGDRWVYFLSPWGMQLEVLNMPPGMPYEKETEARRYGPEPRWTNR; encoded by the coding sequence ATGGCCCGTCAGCTCAACGTGCATCCCCGGGCGTGCACCCGTATCGCCATGCTGCGGCTCGGCCCCACGACGAACGTGGAACTGTTCCAGTACGAGGCACCGGACCAGAACACCCGCATCCCGCTCAACTGCGACCACGGCGGTCACCACCTGGCGTTCTTCGTCGACGACGTGGACGCCGCGGTCGAGTACCTGCGCCGCCAGCAGGGCGTGCACGTCCTCGGCGACCCGCAGCACATCACCGAGGGTCCCATCGCCGGGGACCGCTGGGTCTACTTCCTCAGCCCCTGGGGCATGCAGCTCGAGGTCCTGAACATGCCCCCTGGGATGCCCTACGAGAAGGAGACCGAAGCCCGGCGCTACGGCCCCGAACCACGGTGGACCAACCGCTGA
- a CDS encoding ketoacyl-ACP synthase III family protein — translation MRWHDLYVAATATWFPRRVTVEEALARGWYDHGELADTRQAAVTVAEQPDEHPVEMASRAGRLALSRAALDPARVGLLLHATLFHQGVDIWNAAAYVQRRTGTVRARAFELRQACNGGAAAVELAAEHLLARPDHPAALVTTGDRFALPGFDRWRGDRGLLFGDGGTALVLSREGGFARLLATGSAGEPALEGIHRGDTPFAPLSQTTPIDLVQRRKEFLADADPEVVTTRLNAGQRRAVEVALADAGVTLGDLTWVVTPNFGWGLLHRQCLDPLGLPVSRSTWEWGRTVGHLGPGDQIGGLDHLAYGQRLCAGDLVLLFGVGAGFAWTSVVLRILQPPHP, via the coding sequence ATGCGCTGGCACGACCTGTACGTGGCCGCCACAGCCACCTGGTTCCCACGGCGGGTCACGGTGGAGGAGGCGCTGGCGCGCGGCTGGTACGACCACGGTGAGCTGGCCGACACGCGGCAGGCCGCGGTGACCGTGGCCGAGCAGCCGGACGAGCACCCGGTCGAGATGGCGTCGCGGGCGGGGCGACTCGCCCTGTCCCGCGCCGCCCTCGACCCCGCCCGGGTCGGGCTCCTGCTGCACGCCACCCTGTTCCACCAGGGCGTGGACATCTGGAACGCGGCCGCCTACGTCCAGCGGCGCACCGGCACGGTCCGGGCGCGCGCGTTCGAGCTGCGTCAGGCCTGCAACGGCGGCGCGGCAGCGGTCGAGCTGGCGGCCGAACACCTGCTGGCCCGGCCGGACCACCCGGCCGCCCTGGTCACCACCGGGGACCGCTTCGCCCTCCCCGGGTTCGACCGCTGGCGTGGCGACCGAGGCCTCCTCTTCGGGGACGGCGGGACCGCGCTCGTCCTCTCCCGCGAGGGCGGGTTCGCGCGGCTCCTCGCCACCGGATCAGCCGGCGAGCCCGCCCTGGAGGGCATCCACCGGGGCGACACGCCATTCGCCCCGCTCAGCCAGACCACTCCGATCGACCTGGTCCAGCGGCGCAAGGAGTTCCTCGCCGACGCTGACCCTGAGGTCGTCACCACCCGGCTCAACGCCGGCCAGCGGCGGGCGGTCGAGGTAGCGCTCGCCGACGCCGGGGTCACCCTCGGCGACCTCACCTGGGTGGTCACGCCCAACTTCGGCTGGGGGCTGCTGCACCGCCAGTGCCTCGACCCGCTCGGCCTGCCGGTGAGCCGCAGCACCTGGGAATGGGGTCGGACCGTCGGTCACCTCGGCCCGGGCGACCAGATCGGCGGGCTGGACCATCTGGCGTACGGTCAGCGGCTCTGCGCCGGGGACCTCGTACTCCTCTTCGGCGTAGGCGCAGGGTTCGCCTGGACCTCCGTCGTCCTGCGCATCCTCCAGCCGCCGCATCCCTGA
- a CDS encoding LacI family DNA-binding transcriptional regulator codes for MPRKDARRATLNDVARVAGVSRQTVSNALNAPHLLRPDTLAQVRTAIDRLGYRPNRNARSLRTRRSCLIGYRIYPSHPDRLGWVLDRFLHAVADAARVAGYHLVVFTPDDEAREVDTYTALVQTRSVDGFLLSGVRHEDEVARWLHRRKVPFVAYGRLPEESGDAWVDVDNAAGTALAVDHLVALGHRRIAFLGWAEGDRIGDERARGWRAAMERHGLTGPLIRGHTPDRIPAARAAAERLLELADPPTAVVAASDTIAVGVLQAARARGVSVGRDLAVVGFDDTPSAALLTPTLTSVSQPVEEAARLLVDMLVTRLAGHRPSRRAVLLEPTLVVRESSCPLPAPVAES; via the coding sequence GTGCCGAGGAAGGATGCCAGGCGGGCGACCCTGAACGACGTGGCGCGGGTCGCGGGGGTTTCTCGGCAAACCGTCTCCAACGCGCTCAACGCCCCGCACCTGCTCCGGCCGGACACCCTCGCCCAGGTGCGCACCGCGATCGACCGGCTGGGGTATCGGCCGAACCGCAACGCCCGGTCGCTGCGCACCCGGCGGTCGTGCCTGATCGGCTACCGCATCTACCCGTCCCACCCGGACCGCCTGGGCTGGGTGCTGGACCGGTTCCTGCACGCGGTGGCCGACGCCGCCCGCGTCGCCGGCTACCACCTGGTCGTGTTCACCCCGGACGACGAAGCCAGGGAGGTGGACACCTACACGGCGCTGGTGCAGACCCGCAGCGTCGACGGCTTCCTCCTGTCGGGCGTGCGGCACGAGGACGAGGTGGCCCGGTGGCTGCACCGGCGGAAGGTTCCCTTCGTGGCGTATGGACGGCTGCCCGAGGAAAGCGGCGACGCGTGGGTCGACGTGGACAACGCCGCCGGGACGGCCCTGGCCGTCGATCACCTGGTGGCGCTCGGCCACCGGCGGATCGCGTTCCTCGGCTGGGCCGAGGGCGACCGGATCGGTGACGAGCGGGCGCGCGGCTGGCGCGCGGCCATGGAACGCCACGGACTGACCGGCCCACTGATCCGGGGGCATACGCCCGATCGGATCCCGGCCGCCCGGGCGGCTGCCGAGCGGCTGCTGGAGCTGGCCGACCCACCCACGGCCGTCGTGGCGGCCAGCGACACCATCGCCGTGGGCGTGCTGCAGGCCGCCCGCGCCCGCGGGGTGAGCGTCGGGCGTGACCTGGCGGTGGTGGGCTTCGACGACACGCCCAGCGCCGCGCTGCTGACACCCACGCTGACCAGCGTCTCCCAGCCGGTGGAGGAAGCCGCCCGGCTGCTGGTGGACATGCTGGTGACCCGGCTGGCCGGCCACCGCCCGAGCCGGCGGGCGGTGCTCCTCGAGCCCACGCTCGTGGTCCGGGAGAGCAGCTGCCCGCTGCCCGCGCCGGTCGCCGAGAGCTGA
- a CDS encoding NF041680 family putative transposase encodes MTAIVDYPGGLRLPAPPRRDARAALVAFRRGWYGCLRRRRDALFELGDALLGSAGPVTSLPHLSLEPLFRRGHGSLYAALAEGDVDTDAVRDLLAAHRPAGWPPVFAVDASTWVRCDAETSPGRGFYYHPSRHSAGQPIVAGWSYQWVAQLSWRPDSWTAPVDVCRIHPHEDAVDVTVRQVTAVAERLAAGGVAQRPLFVFDAGYDPIALSEGLAGQDVQILVRIRADRVFYADPPPRLPGVGGRPRRHGARFACADPATWPPPTAQLTCRDTQYGTVTVRAWSGLHPKLAGRGRHTGAVPPIVPGTIVRVQVQRLPTACGRNKALWLWWAGSGSADLDVLWRAYVRRFDIEHTLRFVKNTLGWVIPAVRTPEQADRWTWIIVAAYTQLRLARTAVADQRLPWERPLPPTKLTPTRVRRGFLRLHPAIGTPASPPKPSGRGPGRPKGSRTRPAQRHPAIKKTHTAASGTG; translated from the coding sequence GTGACTGCCATTGTGGACTATCCGGGCGGGTTGAGGCTGCCCGCCCCGCCCCGGCGGGACGCCCGGGCCGCGCTGGTGGCGTTCCGCCGGGGCTGGTACGGATGTCTGCGCCGGCGCCGGGACGCGTTGTTCGAGCTCGGTGATGCGTTGCTGGGTTCGGCGGGGCCGGTGACCTCGTTGCCGCACCTGTCGTTGGAGCCGCTGTTTCGGCGTGGGCACGGCAGCCTGTATGCGGCTCTCGCCGAGGGTGATGTCGACACCGATGCGGTGCGGGACCTGCTGGCGGCGCACCGTCCGGCCGGCTGGCCGCCGGTGTTCGCGGTGGACGCCAGCACGTGGGTGCGCTGCGACGCGGAGACCAGCCCGGGCCGCGGGTTCTACTATCACCCCTCGCGGCATTCGGCGGGGCAGCCGATCGTGGCGGGCTGGTCGTATCAGTGGGTCGCCCAGTTGTCGTGGCGGCCCGACTCGTGGACCGCTCCGGTCGACGTGTGCCGCATCCATCCGCACGAGGACGCCGTCGACGTGACGGTCAGGCAGGTCACCGCGGTGGCCGAGCGACTGGCCGCCGGCGGCGTGGCGCAGCGGCCGTTGTTTGTGTTCGATGCCGGCTATGACCCGATCGCATTGAGCGAAGGCCTGGCCGGGCAGGACGTGCAGATTTTGGTGCGGATCCGCGCTGACCGGGTCTTCTACGCCGACCCGCCACCGCGCCTCCCGGGCGTGGGTGGGCGTCCGCGGCGGCACGGCGCACGGTTCGCCTGCGCTGACCCGGCCACCTGGCCGCCGCCGACCGCCCAGTTGACCTGCCGCGACACCCAATACGGCACGGTCACCGTGCGCGCCTGGTCCGGGCTGCACCCCAAACTCGCCGGCCGGGGCCGGCACACCGGCGCCGTCCCACCGATCGTGCCCGGCACGATCGTGCGGGTCCAGGTGCAACGCCTGCCCACGGCGTGCGGGCGGAACAAGGCCCTGTGGCTGTGGTGGGCCGGGTCTGGCAGTGCGGACCTGGACGTGTTGTGGCGGGCGTACGTGCGCCGCTTCGACATCGAGCACACCCTGCGCTTTGTCAAGAACACCCTGGGCTGGGTCATCCCGGCGGTGCGTACCCCCGAGCAGGCCGACCGGTGGACCTGGATCATCGTGGCCGCCTACACCCAGCTACGGTTGGCCCGCACCGCCGTCGCGGACCAACGACTGCCCTGGGAACGACCACTGCCGCCGACCAAACTCACCCCGACCCGCGTCCGACGAGGTTTTCTGCGACTCCACCCCGCGATCGGCACCCCCGCCAGTCCGCCGAAACCCTCCGGACGCGGCCCCGGCCGACCCAAAGGCAGCCGAACAAGACCAGCTCAACGCCACCCCGCAATCAAGAAAACCCACACCGCTGCCAGCGGTACGGGTTAA
- a CDS encoding STAS domain-containing protein → MYGLAVTRLDHAEGQVEVAVTGEIDVAAAATFREQLRECLASGGPRLVVDLSGVRFCHSLGLAALLAVAEQARQAGGWVRVSGPQPQVRELFDLTGVSEEFGLPASPGAPARGLAPAA, encoded by the coding sequence ATGTACGGGCTGGCGGTCACGCGGTTGGACCACGCCGAGGGACAGGTCGAGGTCGCGGTCACCGGTGAGATCGACGTCGCCGCCGCCGCGACGTTCCGCGAGCAGCTGCGGGAGTGCCTGGCGTCGGGCGGCCCCCGGCTGGTGGTCGACCTGAGCGGGGTGCGCTTCTGCCATTCCCTGGGGCTCGCCGCGCTGCTGGCCGTCGCCGAGCAGGCCCGGCAGGCCGGTGGCTGGGTACGGGTGTCCGGGCCGCAGCCGCAGGTCCGTGAGCTGTTCGACCTCACGGGCGTGAGCGAGGAGTTCGGCCTGCCCGCTTCGCCCGGCGCGCCCGCGCGCGGCCTCGCGCCCGCGGCCTAA
- a CDS encoding bifunctional 3'-5' exonuclease/DNA polymerase: MRIAVTSTWGGGGWLQPLAEDGAPAGPAEQVTDLAAAVRDRERAHRPRWVWAATEQVYPALLEAGVRVARCHDLALVEALLLAYTGRFGEPRSLGAAWARLRGLPVPDDPRPGSREAQPALFEPDRSGLPPGVTAIEAVRQVYAAQLRALATAEHPLRLLAAAESAGALAAAEMTHEGLPWRADVHDALLTELLGPRPPAGAPPARLAELAARINAAFGGRRVNPDSPAQVVRAFAAEGLSVPSTRSHVLRGVDHPAVPLLLEYKELSRLYTAHGWAWLDTWVKDGRFRPEYVVGGVVSGRWATRGGGALQIPRALRRAVIADPGWVLVVADAGQLEPRVLAALSGDRGLAEAAGTGDLYAALAATAFDGDRARAKIALLAAMYGQTSGEAGHLLGVLRRRFPDAVEYVESAARAGEEGRLVRSRLGRTCPPPSAAWQELVSGSGPDEAGERRAGRAARSRGRFTRNFVVQASAADWALVLLAALRRRLAALAAGPHLVFFQHDEVVVHCPRPLAGEVTAAVAEAGAEARRLVFGDTPVRFPLDTAAVDCYADAK, encoded by the coding sequence GTGCGGATCGCGGTGACCAGCACGTGGGGAGGCGGGGGCTGGCTGCAGCCGCTCGCTGAGGACGGCGCACCCGCCGGGCCGGCCGAGCAGGTCACCGACCTGGCCGCCGCCGTCCGCGACCGCGAGCGAGCCCACCGCCCGCGCTGGGTGTGGGCGGCGACCGAGCAGGTGTACCCGGCCCTGCTGGAAGCAGGGGTGCGGGTCGCGCGCTGCCACGACCTCGCCCTCGTCGAGGCGCTGCTCCTCGCCTACACCGGCCGCTTCGGCGAGCCGCGGTCGCTCGGCGCGGCGTGGGCGCGGCTGCGCGGGCTGCCCGTGCCCGACGATCCCCGGCCCGGCTCCCGGGAAGCCCAGCCGGCGCTGTTCGAGCCGGACCGGTCCGGGCTGCCGCCGGGCGTGACGGCCATCGAGGCGGTCCGCCAGGTGTACGCGGCACAGCTGCGCGCGCTCGCCACGGCCGAGCATCCGCTGCGGCTGCTCGCCGCGGCGGAATCGGCCGGGGCGCTGGCCGCCGCCGAGATGACGCACGAGGGGCTGCCGTGGCGAGCCGACGTGCACGACGCCCTGCTCACCGAGCTGCTCGGGCCGCGCCCTCCTGCGGGCGCGCCGCCGGCGCGACTCGCCGAGTTGGCCGCACGGATCAACGCGGCCTTCGGCGGCCGGCGGGTCAACCCCGACTCCCCCGCCCAGGTGGTGCGGGCGTTCGCGGCCGAGGGGCTGTCCGTGCCCTCGACCCGCTCGCACGTGCTGCGCGGGGTGGACCACCCGGCGGTGCCGCTGCTGCTGGAGTACAAGGAGCTGTCCCGGCTGTACACCGCGCACGGGTGGGCCTGGCTGGACACGTGGGTCAAAGACGGGCGGTTCCGTCCCGAGTACGTGGTGGGCGGCGTGGTGTCAGGCCGGTGGGCGACCCGCGGCGGGGGCGCGCTGCAGATCCCGCGCGCGCTACGCCGGGCGGTGATCGCCGACCCGGGCTGGGTGCTGGTGGTCGCCGACGCCGGCCAGCTCGAGCCGCGCGTGCTCGCCGCCCTGTCCGGCGACCGCGGGCTGGCCGAGGCGGCCGGGACTGGGGACCTGTACGCGGCCCTGGCGGCCACCGCGTTCGACGGTGACCGGGCCCGGGCGAAGATCGCGCTGCTCGCGGCCATGTACGGGCAGACCAGCGGCGAGGCCGGGCACCTGCTGGGCGTGCTGCGCCGGCGGTTCCCGGACGCGGTCGAGTACGTCGAGTCCGCCGCCCGGGCCGGCGAGGAGGGCCGACTGGTGCGCTCGCGCCTGGGCCGCACCTGTCCCCCGCCGTCGGCCGCCTGGCAGGAACTGGTCAGCGGATCCGGTCCCGACGAGGCCGGGGAGCGCCGGGCCGGGCGGGCCGCCCGCTCCCGGGGCCGGTTCACCCGCAACTTCGTCGTGCAGGCGAGCGCGGCCGACTGGGCCCTCGTCCTGCTCGCCGCCCTGCGCCGCCGGCTGGCCGCGCTCGCCGCCGGCCCGCACCTGGTGTTCTTCCAGCACGACGAGGTGGTGGTGCACTGCCCGCGCCCGCTCGCCGGGGAGGTCACGGCGGCCGTGGCCGAGGCGGGTGCCGAGGCCCGGCGGCTGGTGTTCGGCGACACCCCGGTCCGCTTCCCGCTCGACACGGCGGCCGTCGACTGCTACGCCGACGCCAAATGA
- a CDS encoding DUF418 domain-containing protein, translating to MTATQLGQAPAARTGDRIVLLDVLRGVAVLGTLGTNIWIFTDPGGALGFLTRAIEAPFASVASAVETGLRFLANGKFLGLLTILFGVGLEIQRASARRRGQRWPGWYLWRASLLFLEGLLHFVLVFEFDILMGYAATAMIAAFLVARATAGRWMIGAAVTHLALVAAGTLALATADASDGEQGPSGIELYAEGSYLDQVLFRLRHILPLRLEAVFVIPLSVFLFLLGARLHRAGAFGADERGRLLRRRLLLVGACAFPLNAATAYSGNLTLVLVDRYLLPPLVALGYLGLAGLVLDHRHRLGWLSRRLAAVGRMALSCYVLQNILASALCYGWGLGLAAILADRRPWWTILAWAAISALLLVVSDLWLRRFRQGPLEAAWRWAYQLPQRRAR from the coding sequence ATGACCGCGACCCAGCTGGGGCAGGCCCCAGCGGCCCGGACCGGCGACCGGATCGTGCTGCTGGACGTGCTGCGCGGAGTGGCCGTCCTCGGCACCCTGGGCACCAACATCTGGATCTTCACCGACCCCGGCGGCGCCCTCGGCTTTCTCACCCGGGCGATCGAGGCGCCGTTCGCCAGCGTGGCGTCCGCCGTGGAGACCGGGCTGCGCTTCCTCGCCAACGGCAAGTTCCTCGGCCTGCTCACGATCCTGTTCGGCGTCGGGCTGGAGATCCAGCGGGCCTCCGCCCGGCGCCGGGGCCAACGGTGGCCCGGCTGGTACCTGTGGCGGGCCAGCCTGCTGTTCCTCGAGGGACTGCTGCACTTCGTGCTCGTCTTCGAGTTCGACATCCTCATGGGGTACGCCGCCACCGCGATGATCGCCGCGTTCCTCGTGGCGCGCGCCACGGCCGGGCGCTGGATGATCGGCGCCGCCGTCACCCACCTGGCGCTCGTGGCCGCCGGGACCCTCGCCCTCGCCACCGCGGACGCCTCAGACGGCGAGCAGGGGCCGTCCGGCATCGAGCTGTACGCCGAGGGCAGCTACCTGGACCAGGTGCTCTTCCGGCTGCGGCACATCCTCCCGTTGCGGCTGGAGGCGGTCTTCGTGATCCCGCTCAGCGTCTTCTTGTTCCTGCTCGGCGCCCGGCTGCACCGGGCGGGCGCGTTCGGGGCGGACGAGCGCGGGCGGCTGCTGCGGCGACGGCTGCTCCTGGTCGGCGCCTGCGCGTTCCCGCTGAACGCCGCCACCGCGTACAGCGGCAACCTCACCCTGGTCCTCGTCGACCGATACCTGCTCCCGCCGCTCGTCGCGCTGGGCTACCTCGGGCTGGCGGGGCTGGTCCTCGACCACCGGCACCGGCTCGGCTGGCTCTCCCGCCGGCTCGCCGCAGTGGGACGCATGGCGCTGTCCTGCTACGTGCTGCAGAACATCCTCGCCAGCGCGCTCTGTTACGGGTGGGGCCTTGGGCTCGCCGCCATCCTCGCCGATCGTCGTCCCTGGTGGACCATCCTGGCCTGGGCCGCGATCAGCGCCCTCCTGCTGGTCGTCAGCGACCTGTGGCTCCGGCGCTTCCGCCAAGGCCCGCTGGAGGCCGCCTGGCGATGGGCGTACCAGCTGCCGCAGCGGCGGGCCCGGTAG
- a CDS encoding RecQ family ATP-dependent DNA helicase: MPQTVDRAEAEAVLRRLAGEQARLREDQWNAIAALAGERRRVLLVQRTGFGKSAVYFVATALLRARGAGPTVIVSPLLALMRNQIEAAARAGIRARTINSANPEEWDEIAAEIHAGGVDVLLVSPERLNSPDFRDNLLPKLATETGLLVVDEAHCISDWGHDFRPDYRRLRAFLAQLRAGVPVLATTATANARVTADVAEQLGGDAGALVLRGPLERESLALGVLRLPSAAHRLAWLDEHLPRLPGSGIVYTLTVAAAAEVAAYLRSRGHAVAAYSGRAEHAERQQAEADLLANRLKALVATSALGMGFDKPDLGFVVHLGAPPSPIAYYQQVGRAGRAVARAEVILLPGAEDEAIWRYFASLAFPPQDQVRATLDALAAAGRPLSTQTLETRVNLRRNRLELMLKVLDVDGAVRRVRGGWVATGQEWRYDAERYARVAAQRQAEQRAMKEYADTARCRMEYLRRQLDDPWAKPCGRCDNCAGPRYSPEVSPAALAAASAALGRPGVEIEPRRMWPTGMAALGVPLSGRIRPEEQAAAGRALGRLSDIGWGNRLRQLLAPGAPDSPVPDEVFDAVVQVLASWGWQRRPGAVAAIPSRTRPRLVTSLARRLAHVGRLPYLGELRRVGSAPPGANSAQRLRAVYDAFAPPPGLADHLPGLAGAPVLLVDDRYDSGWTMTVAARALRQAGVAEVLPLVLALEA, translated from the coding sequence ATGCCCCAAACCGTGGACCGCGCCGAGGCCGAGGCCGTGCTGCGGCGCCTCGCCGGGGAGCAGGCGCGCCTGCGCGAGGACCAGTGGAACGCGATCGCCGCGCTGGCCGGCGAGCGACGGCGGGTGCTGCTGGTGCAGCGCACCGGGTTCGGCAAGTCGGCGGTGTACTTCGTGGCGACCGCGCTGCTGCGGGCGCGCGGCGCCGGGCCGACGGTGATCGTGTCGCCGCTGCTCGCGCTGATGCGCAACCAGATCGAGGCGGCGGCCCGGGCCGGCATCCGGGCCCGCACGATCAACTCGGCCAACCCCGAGGAGTGGGACGAGATCGCGGCGGAGATCCACGCCGGGGGCGTGGACGTGCTGCTGGTCAGCCCGGAGCGGCTCAACAGCCCCGACTTCCGCGACAACCTGCTGCCCAAGCTCGCCACCGAGACCGGGCTGCTGGTGGTGGACGAGGCGCACTGCATCTCGGACTGGGGGCACGACTTCCGGCCGGACTACCGGCGGCTGCGCGCGTTCCTGGCGCAGCTCCGCGCGGGCGTTCCGGTGCTGGCGACGACCGCGACGGCCAACGCCCGGGTGACCGCGGACGTGGCCGAGCAGCTCGGCGGGGACGCCGGCGCGCTCGTCCTGCGCGGCCCGCTGGAACGGGAGTCGCTGGCGCTGGGCGTGCTCCGGCTGCCCAGCGCGGCGCACCGGCTGGCCTGGCTCGACGAGCACCTGCCCCGGCTGCCGGGCAGCGGCATCGTCTACACGCTGACCGTGGCCGCCGCCGCGGAGGTCGCCGCGTACCTGCGGTCGCGCGGGCACGCGGTCGCCGCGTACTCCGGGCGCGCCGAGCACGCCGAACGCCAGCAGGCCGAGGCCGACCTGCTGGCCAACCGGCTCAAAGCGCTGGTCGCCACGTCCGCGCTGGGCATGGGCTTCGACAAGCCCGACCTGGGTTTCGTGGTCCACCTGGGCGCGCCGCCGTCGCCGATCGCGTACTACCAGCAGGTGGGCCGCGCCGGCCGGGCGGTGGCGCGGGCTGAGGTGATACTGCTGCCCGGCGCGGAGGACGAGGCGATCTGGCGGTACTTCGCGTCCCTGGCGTTCCCTCCGCAAGACCAGGTGCGGGCGACGCTCGACGCGCTCGCCGCCGCGGGCCGGCCGCTGTCCACGCAGACGCTGGAGACCCGGGTGAACCTGCGGCGCAACCGGCTTGAGCTGATGCTCAAGGTGCTGGACGTGGACGGCGCGGTCCGGCGGGTGCGCGGCGGCTGGGTCGCGACCGGGCAGGAGTGGCGGTACGACGCCGAGCGGTACGCCCGGGTGGCCGCGCAGCGGCAGGCCGAGCAGCGGGCGATGAAGGAGTACGCGGACACCGCCAGGTGCCGCATGGAGTACCTGCGCCGCCAACTGGACGACCCGTGGGCGAAGCCGTGCGGGCGCTGCGACAACTGCGCCGGTCCCCGGTACTCCCCCGAGGTCTCCCCCGCGGCGCTCGCCGCCGCGTCCGCCGCCCTCGGCCGGCCCGGCGTGGAGATCGAACCGCGCCGGATGTGGCCGACCGGGATGGCCGCCCTCGGGGTTCCCCTCTCCGGGCGCATCCGGCCCGAGGAGCAGGCGGCGGCCGGCCGGGCGCTCGGCCGACTGTCCGACATCGGCTGGGGCAACCGGCTCCGGCAGCTGCTCGCGCCCGGCGCGCCGGACTCGCCCGTGCCTGACGAGGTGTTCGACGCCGTGGTCCAGGTCCTCGCGTCCTGGGGCTGGCAGCGGCGGCCCGGCGCGGTGGCGGCGATCCCGTCGCGCACCCGCCCGCGGCTGGTGACCAGCCTGGCCCGCCGGCTGGCCCACGTCGGGCGGCTCCCTTACCTGGGCGAGCTGCGACGGGTCGGCTCCGCTCCCCCGGGCGCGAACAGCGCCCAGCGGCTGCGCGCGGTGTACGACGCGTTCGCGCCCCCGCCCGGCCTGGCCGACCACCTCCCCGGTCTGGCCGGGGCTCCCGTCCTGCTGGTCGACGACCGATACGACTCCGGCTGGACCATGACCGTCGCTGCCCGCGCCCTGCGCCAAGCCGGCGTCGCCGAGGTGCTCCCCCTGGTCCTCGCGCTGGAGGCCTGA
- a CDS encoding cold-shock protein — protein MVQGTVKWFNAEKGYGFITPDDPGPDVFVHYSAITTQGYRSLADGQRVEYQVTAGRKGPQAEQVTPL, from the coding sequence ATGGTTCAGGGAACCGTGAAGTGGTTCAACGCTGAGAAGGGTTATGGGTTCATCACCCCTGACGACCCCGGCCCTGACGTGTTCGTCCACTACTCGGCGATCACCACGCAGGGCTACCGCAGCCTGGCCGACGGCCAGCGGGTGGAATACCAGGTCACCGCGGGCCGCAAGGGCCCGCAGGCCGAACAGGTCACCCCGCTCTGA
- a CDS encoding GNAT family N-acetyltransferase encodes MTTAHGGELLTARPYRSGDEAAVLELINHDRVPGQPRCTKGMLTEALAGRAAVDAGWWTRQPSTDVLVDETGRPAGVVSYVITRYDDTGLLLWLHGRERPHVVRALVDRAFDRFGRRSRLAAFTVRSPLVLGLEGLPVRHRAATHHALIRSGFTGQDLWRYMRRGLTDISPAAYPVATITPSPDIPGWRLRIRDHNGTTAAEAAVGAPIDGIAVLWWIAVHPADSSDTLGRTLLDQALAHLAAQGAREVILFVDDNAPGGDRDRAVANRLYDTAGFVEVDRLYSYMRTF; translated from the coding sequence ATGACCACGGCTCACGGCGGCGAGCTGCTCACGGCTCGCCCCTACCGGAGCGGGGACGAGGCCGCGGTGCTGGAGCTGATCAACCATGATCGGGTCCCGGGCCAGCCGCGGTGTACCAAGGGTATGCTCACCGAGGCGCTCGCCGGCCGTGCGGCCGTGGACGCCGGCTGGTGGACCAGGCAGCCGAGTACCGACGTACTCGTCGACGAGACGGGCCGCCCGGCTGGGGTGGTGTCCTACGTGATCACACGGTACGACGACACCGGCCTGCTGCTGTGGCTGCACGGACGCGAACGACCCCACGTGGTCCGCGCCCTGGTCGATCGTGCCTTCGACAGGTTCGGCAGGCGGTCCCGGTTGGCCGCCTTCACGGTCCGCTCTCCCCTCGTCCTCGGGCTGGAGGGCCTGCCGGTGCGGCACCGCGCCGCCACCCACCACGCGCTGATCCGATCCGGGTTCACCGGCCAGGACCTGTGGCGTTACATGCGTCGTGGCCTCACCGACATCAGCCCCGCGGCGTATCCGGTCGCCACCATCACCCCCAGTCCGGACATCCCGGGGTGGCGGCTGAGGATCCGCGACCACAACGGCACCACGGCCGCGGAGGCCGCCGTCGGCGCGCCGATCGACGGCATCGCGGTCTTGTGGTGGATCGCCGTGCATCCCGCCGACAGCAGCGACACGCTGGGCCGTACCCTGCTGGACCAAGCGCTGGCCCACCTCGCGGCTCAGGGCGCCCGCGAGGTGATCCTGTTCGTCGATGACAACGCCCCAGGCGGTGACCGCGACCGTGCCGTGGCGAACCGCCTGTACGACACGGCCGGGTTCGTCGAAGTCGATCGGCTGTACTCCTATATGCGCACCTTCTGA